One Mus musculus strain C57BL/6J chromosome 2, GRCm38.p6 C57BL/6J genomic window, GCTGCTGGATGGGAGGCATTGCAGAGAATGAGGGAGGCTGGCTAATGGTTACCCAAACCCAGTAACACAGAAGCAGTAAATCCCAGCATTCCACAGGCCAGCGTGTTGATTATAAGTACGACAACCTAgtctatattttattaataaataagagAAGAGCTCAAATAATTccaaatagaagaaaatacaagTAGAAGGAACTCTGATCTACCATGATTGAAACtctatataatacattatatggACATGAAATTATCATGTATAcaattaaaggaaaaacaaaacaccaataccATTGTTCATCTGAAACTAGCCTGTATATTTTAATAAGTCAAAAGGATCTAGGTAAGGAATGTAAGCCTGATAAAGAGAATTCTCATGTCTAAAAATCTGTGTTCTGACTTTAGCACATAAATCCATACCCATGATTATACAATTTCTGAAAAAAGCCAAGATTGGTTACATTAGCTTCTTCTTATTACTCTGGGAGGTGTTCATATCCCAGAAACAAAAGGAGACAAATTATTTAAGTAGTATTAGGCATCATAGTGAATGGTTTAGTGTTAGTGGCCCAGGAATAGATAGGTGTGGTGGTTGTGGGTGTCTTGCCAATACCAGCAGGATTGACGGTAGTTCCTGTGGGTGTCTTGCCAATACCTGCAGGATTGACGGTAGTTCCTGTGGGCATCTTGCCAATACCTGCAGGATTGACAGTAGTTCCTGTGGGTGTCTTGCCAATACCTGCAGGATTGACGATAGTTCCTATGGGTGTTTTAGAGTCATTTGCATCCCAGTTATCAGTAAGTCGGGTCGCTGATGAATTCACTGGTATATTGAAACTAGGGATCACTCTTGTTACAGTGTGTATGGGAGGTCCTGAGGGTAGTTTGTCTTCTGATAGAGTTCGGTGAATGCAGCATGATACTTTGTTCTTACACAGATATATGTACCGTTCCTCTTCTTGACATCGGACTCTGCAGTACCCTAAACTATTCTTCCAGCATTTTGGTATGGGTCTCC contains:
- the Defb26 gene encoding beta-defensin 125 precursor codes for the protein MIFLTLAFIVHGLLTQGNKAAWRRPIPKCWKNSLGYCRVRCQEEERYIYLCKNKVSCCIHRTLSEDKLPSGPPIHTVTRVIPSFNIPVNSSATRLTDNWDANDSKTPIGTIVNPAGIGKTPTGTTVNPAGIGKMPTGTTVNPAGIGKTPTGTTVNPAGIGKTPTTTTPIYSWATNTKPFTMMPNTT